The Calditerricola satsumensis region CACAGCGAAAGGGGCGGGATGAGCACCTCCACGCCTTCGCGGGCGGCACGTTCTGCCAGCGCCGCGCGCAAGCCCCGATTGGCCGCCACGCCCCCGGCGACCACGAGCTGCCGCGCGGCGTACCGCTTGACGGCGCGAAAGGCCTTTTCCACCAGCACGTCGACCACGGCCGCCTGAAAGCTGGCCGCCACATCGGCCAGGTTGAGCGGCTCGCCGCGCTGCCGGGCGGCGTGGACCGCGTTGAGGACGGCCGTCTTCAGCCCGCTGAAGCTAAAGTCGAGGGAATCGGGTTCCAGCCAAGCGCGGGGAAACGCATACACGTCGCGGCCTTCGGCGGCGAGCCGGTCGAGCTCCGGCCCCCCGGGGTAGGGCAAGCCCAGGGCGCGGGCCACCTTGTCGTACGCCTCGCCCGCGGCGTCGTCGCGGGTTTGGCCGACCACAGCAAAGCGCCCCTCTTCGCGCAGGTAGACGAGCTCGGTATGGCCGCCGGAGACGACGAGGGCGACAAGCGGATAGCGCATCTCCCCGCATAGCTGGCAGGCGTAAATGTGG contains the following coding sequences:
- the tsaD gene encoding tRNA (adenosine(37)-N6)-threonylcarbamoyltransferase complex transferase subunit TsaD, with protein sequence MTTDKPIRVLGIETSCDETAAAVVENGRTVLSSVVASQAEVHRRFGGVVPEVASRRHVERITRVLEAALEEAGVGPDDLDAIAVTHGPGLVGALLVGVAAAKALAFAWGLPLVPVHHIAGHIYACQLCGEMRYPLVALVVSGGHTELVYLREEGRFAVVGQTRDDAAGEAYDKVARALGLPYPGGPELDRLAAEGRDVYAFPRAWLEPDSLDFSFSGLKTAVLNAVHAARQRGEPLNLADVAASFQAAVVDVLVEKAFRAVKRYAARQLVVAGGVAANRGLRAALAERAAREGVEVLIPPLSLCTDNAAMIAAAGTVLYRHGRVADLDLNAVPSLALEAE